Below is a window of Halogeometricum rufum DNA.
GCGACGCGTCCGTCGAAGTCGAACTCGACATCCATGTGTGTCAGTTGGTGTCGAGGAACATAATCGCCCCGGCGGGCGGTCGGGTCGTCGCGTCCGGTGGGGTCTCAGGGAGAGAGGACCAACTTCCCGACGAAACTATCGTGGAGGACGGAGCGCTGGGCCTCGTCCGCGTTTTCGAGGCTGTACGTCTCGTGGAGGACGGGGGCGACGTCGCCGCGGAGCAACAGGTCGGCGAGGCGCGCGAGGACGGCGCTCTGGTCGCGGGTGTTGAACATCGACATGAACTGGTAGCGCAGTTCCTTGCTCTTGGTGACGCCGATGTCGTCGAAGCCCCCTTCGGCGGTGTCGTTGCCGACGCCGACGATGCGGGCGCCGTCGGCCGCGACGTTCGCGTTCAACTGCAGGTATCGGTCCATGTGGGTGTCGAGAATCACGTCCGGCGCGCCCGCCTCCGAGAGGACGCGTTCGAGGTCGTCGCGGCGGTAGTCGAAGACGGCGTCCGCGCCGAGTTCTTCGAGTGTCTCGTGGTGGTCGGGCGACGCCGTGGCGACGACGCGCGCGCCCATCGTCTCCGCGAGTTGAATCGCGACGTGACCGACGCCGCCGCTTCCGCCGTGAATCAGGACCGTCTCGCCGGGTTCGACGTCCGCGTGGTGGACGAGCGCCTGCCACGCCGTCGTGCCGACGAGTGCGAGGGCCGCCGCGTCGGCCAGCGCCACGTCCTCGGGGAGGTGCGCGAGCATCTCGACGGGCGCGACCACCTGTTCGGCGTACGTCCCCGACCGACCGTTGCCGAGGCCGGTGCCGAACACCCGGTCGCCGAACGCGAACTCCTCGACGCCCTCGCCGACGCTGACGACGGTGCCGGCGAAGTCCGACCCCGGTACGAAGGGGAGGTCGGGCACGGGGTACGCGCCCTCGCGGAAGTACGTGTCCACCGGGTTGACGCCGACGGCACCCGCCTCGACCACCACCTCGCCGTGCCCCGGTTCCGGTTCCTCGATGTCCTCGACTGTCAGTACGTCCGGTCCACCGTGTTCGTGAAACCTGACTGCGCGCATGGCCGGCGGTTCGACGCGGAGATTGATAAAGGAGGGCGAGGCAGACTCACCCGTGTCCGACCGACTCTGCCCCGACTGCGAGGTGGCGATGGCCGAAGCGACCCACGAGACGACGAGCGACGCCGCGAAACTCCGGGTGGACGCCGCCGGCCGGTCGCGCCTCCACGGTCGGTCCGGTTCGAAGGTGCAGGCGTACGTCTGCCCCGAGTGCAGTCTGGTCCGACTGTACGCGGCGAGTTAGCGGACCGTGTACCCGCCGTCGACGACGACGGACGCGCCGGTGACGTACCGAGCGGCGTCGCTGGCGAGGTAGACGACGGTGGGCGCGACGTCTTCCGGCGGCGCGATGTCGTCCATCAGCATCTCCGACGTCCACACCTCGTCGATGTCCGGGTCCACGGCGTCGGCCTGGTCGGTGTTGTCGGTGCGGACGTACCCCGGGGCGACGGTGTTCACGCGCACGTCGTGTTCGGCCCACTCGGAGGCCAACTGCCGGGTGAACGACTCGACGCCGCCCTTCGAGGCGTTGTACGAGACCTGTCGCTGGGGGTAGTTGGCGACGTACGCGGACATCGAGGAGACGCTGACGATGGCCCCGCCGTCGCCGGCGACCATCGGCGCGCCCGCGTACTTCGAGCAGAGGAACACGCCCGTGAGGTTCGTCGCTATCACCGAGTTCCACTCCGCCAGCGTCATCTCCTCGATGCCCTCGTGGACGACGATGCCCGCGTTGTTCACGAGGACGTCCACGTCGCCGAACTTCGCCAGCGTCGCGTCCACCATCGCCTCCACGGACGCCTCGTCGGCCACGTCCACCGCGACGGCCAGCGTCTCCGCGCCCGTCGACTCGGCTATCTCGGCGGCGGCGACGCGTCCCGACTCCTCGTCCCGGTTGGCGACGACCACGTCCGCGCCCGCCTCCGCGAGTGCCTGCGCGATGGCCCGGCCGATGCCGCGGTTGCCGCCGGTCACGATCGCCGTCTCGCCGTCGAGTCTGAACCTGTCGAGAACTCCCATGTGGGGAGTTCGCAGACTCCCGTCATAAGTCGTCGTGCGACCCGTCCGTTCCCCAACCTTCGTCGCCCGACTCCCGCGATTGCCCCCTCGCCGACCGCCGACACCCGGTCGGGCCTGATAAAAATGACCGCCCGATTTTCGAGTCGGCGACTGGACCTCCGTCGATACGTGTTCGGGCGGACTCGTCCCGGACGTGTCCCCGAAACCACCGACGGAACGAACGGTACTGCGGACGCTCCGATGGCTCGGACGCGGCCTCGTGTGGCCGGTCTGGAATCGCGACGCCGGTCGATTTCGCGCGCCGGTGCGAGCGTTTCTGCCACTCGTCCTGACGTTTCTCGCCCTCGCGGTCGTGCAGACTGCAATCAGAGCACGGTTCGAGCATCCGGCCCGCGAACCGCTCGAACTGCTGGGACTGTCGGCTATCCTCGTCGCCGGCGTCCTCGTCAGTGCGCGACTGGTCGACCGGCGACCGGTCTCGGAGTACGGCCTCTCGCTCGGACGTCGGTGGTGGAAGTCGTTCGCCGTCGCCGGGGGAGTCGGAACGGCCGTCAACGCCGGAGCGCTCGCCGTCTCGGTCGGCGCCGGCTGGGCGTCCGTCACCGGGTACGTGCAGTCGCCGGGCGTCCTCTCGTTTCTCCCGGCGACGGCGGTGACGTTCGCCCTCGTCGCCGTCGCCGCGAGTTGGGAGGAGTTCGTCTTCCGGGCCGCGATGCTGAAGAACGTCGCGGAGGGGGCGGAGAGCACCCTCGGCCGGGTGCCGGCCGTGGTCGTCGGCGTCCTCCTCAGTTCGCTCGTGTTCGCCGCCCTCCACGGCGGAAAAGTCGACGACCCGGCGCAGTACGGCTACTACCTGGAAGCCGGACTGCTGTTCGGTACCGTGTACGCCCTCACGGGCGACCTCTCGTTACCGGTCGGATTCCACGTGTTCTACAACTACACGCAGGGGCTGTTCGGCCTCGGCGTCTCGCAGGCGACGCCCGAACTCGTCGCCCTCGAACTCGTCGGGCCGGCCGCGTGGGTCGGTGAGGAGGGACTCGTCCACGTCGTCTTCGCCGCCGTCGGCGGCGCACTCCTCGTGGCGTACGTCCGTTGGCGAGATGGCCCCCTCCGGGTACGTGACCGTCTGACCCGATGGACTCCGACTACCGCACGCGGAGGGAACCCCGACGACCGCCGAGAACCGTCGGCGGAGTGACCCCGAAACCGGTGTCCTCCGACCGGTTCGGACGCTCGCGTCCAATCGAGGTAGCTTTGCCAAGCTACTTGCGTGAGCGGAGCGTAACACCTGTATGTGTTTTTTCACACCTATCGAGTTCCGGTTCGTTCTCTCCGGACAGGAAGCCGTCCGCCCGGGTGAGCCGTGAACCCGAGTCGCGTCGACTCCATCGTCGACCTGACCTACGGGCTGTTGATCGCGATTTCGGTCGGACTCATCGTCGTCGCCGGAAACGTCGTCGGATTGGCGTTCGGGTTCGGGGTGCTGGTCTCCTACGTCCTCCACGTCGTCTGGAAGATGGCTCGTTTCGACCCGAACTGGATGACGACGGCGGTCAAGGAGACGGTGGAGGAGACTGTCAACGAGACGGTGGAGGAGACTGTCAACGAGACGGTGGAGGAGACTGTCAACGAGACGGTGGAGAAGACAGTCGGCGAAACCGTCGAGAAGACAGTCGGCGAAACCGTCGAGAAGACCGTCGACGAAAAAGTGGGCGAGACGGTGGAGAAGACGGTCGGTGAAACGGTCGAAGAGACGGTCGAAGAGACGGTCGGCGAGACAGTCGAAGAGAAAGTGGGCGAAACCGTGGAGAAGACTGTCGGCGAGACAGTCGAAGAGAAAGTGGGCGAAACCGTGGAGAAGACTGTCGAGGAGACTGTCAACGAGACGGTCGGCGAGACGGTGGAGAAGACGGTCGACGAGACGGTCGAAGAGAAGGTCGGTGAGACGGTCGAGAAGACTGTCGGCGAGACGGTGGAGAAGACGGTCGAGAAGACTGTCGGCGAGACGGTGGAGAAGACGGTCGAAGAGAAGGTCGGTGAGACGGTCGAGAAGACTGTCGACGAAACAGTCGAAAAGACCGTCGACGAGACGGTGGAGAAGACGGTCGAAGCGAAGGTCGGCGAGAAGGTAGAGGAGACTCTGGAAGAACAGGCGGCGGCCGAGAACGCTGACGGAGAGGCGGACGAGGCCGCCGACTCCGACGAGGACAACGAGGCCGCCGACTCCGACGAGGACAACGAGGCCGCCGACTCCGACGAGGCCGAGACGTCGTGATAAGCGTACTCCTCGTCGCTGGCGTGCTCGTGGCGATGTTCGTCGCCTACAACATCGGTGGGTCGACCACGGGGCCGGCGTTCGGTCCGGCGGTCGGAGCCGACGCCATCTCCAAGCCCGTCGCCGCGGCACTGATGGGCGTGTTCTTCTTCCTCGGCGCCTGGACGCTCGGTCGGAACGTCGTGACGAAACTCGGAAGCGAACTGGTCGTCGACACCGGTATCTTCACGCTCGAATCCTCTATCGCGGTGCTCTTCTTCATCGGCGTCGCACTCTTGGTCGGGAACGTCTACGGCGTGCCGGCCTCGACGTCGATGACCGCCGTGGGTGCCATCGCCGGTCTCGGACTGGCCGGTGGCGTGTTGGACCTCGCCGTGATGGGGGAGATAGTCGTCTGGTGGGTCGTCTCGCCCATCGTCGGGTTCTGGGTCTCGCTGATCATCGGCCGATACTTCTACGCACGGCTGAACGGGTTGGTCGCGATGGACCGCAGTACGGGACCGCTGTTCGACGTCGACCGGTCCGGCCTCGTCCCCGTCCCGCGCGTTCACCGGACGACCAACCGCCGGGAACTCGCCGGGACGTTCACCGTCGTCGCCATCGGCTGTCTGATGGCGTTCTCCTCGGGCACCTCGAACATCGCCAACGCCGTCGCACCGCTGGTCGGCAGCGGCGAGTTGGCGATGAACCCTGCCATCGTCTTCGGCGGCGTCGCCGTCACCGTCGGGGCGTTCACCATCGCCCGACGGACGCTGGAGACGATGGGCAGCGACATCACGGAGCTACCGCTGACCGCGGCCATCGTCGTCGCGTCGGTCTCCTCGACGCTGGTCGTCTTCCTCTCGGCGCTCGGCATCCCCGCGAGCTTCGTCATCATCGCGACGATGTCCATCGTCGGACTGGGCTGGGGGCGAGCGACTCGACCGATGACCGCTCCCGAGGTGGTCACCGGCGACGGCGGGTCGCCGGTCACGGTCGACGCGCTAGCGGCCGACGAGGAGGGCGAGACGCTTCCGCCCATCGGCGCGGAGGACGCCGAGGACATCCCCAGCCCGGGGGCGCTGTTCAACCCGGTGACGACCGCTCGGGTCGTCATGATGCAGAACGTCGTGCCGGCCATCGCGACGGCCGGTGCCTACCTCACGTTCCGGTTCGTCCCGATATTCGGGTTCTGAGCCGCCGCGGGCGCGCCCCGTGGTCGGCACTCGAGCGACGAGGGCGACGCCGACGCCCGCGAGCGGGAGTCCCGCGACTCTCGTCGCGGTGATTTCGTCGCCGAGCGCGGCCATCCCGATGAACGCTGCGACGGCGAAGTACGTGGCACCGAGCGTCGAGACGACCGTCGTCGAGCCACGTGAGGGGCCGAGGGACATCGAGACGAAGCCGATTCCCGCGAACGGGCCGGCCACGGCGGCGAGCATCCCGCCTCGCGGCGTGACGGTCAGCGAGGCCCCCGACGAGAAGACGAACCCGACTGCGAGGGCGGTCGCGACGAGATACGAGAGCGCGGCGGCCGTCTCCGGGTCCGTAGAATCGGAGGCGGCGTTCCCCACGACGGTCCAGACGCCCCACGAGGCCATCGTCAACGATTCGAACGCCACGGCCGAGTGGGAGGGCCATCTGAGCGCACGTTCC
It encodes the following:
- a CDS encoding inorganic phosphate transporter, with the protein product MISVLLVAGVLVAMFVAYNIGGSTTGPAFGPAVGADAISKPVAAALMGVFFFLGAWTLGRNVVTKLGSELVVDTGIFTLESSIAVLFFIGVALLVGNVYGVPASTSMTAVGAIAGLGLAGGVLDLAVMGEIVVWWVVSPIVGFWVSLIIGRYFYARLNGLVAMDRSTGPLFDVDRSGLVPVPRVHRTTNRRELAGTFTVVAIGCLMAFSSGTSNIANAVAPLVGSGELAMNPAIVFGGVAVTVGAFTIARRTLETMGSDITELPLTAAIVVASVSSTLVVFLSALGIPASFVIIATMSIVGLGWGRATRPMTAPEVVTGDGGSPVTVDALAADEEGETLPPIGAEDAEDIPSPGALFNPVTTARVVMMQNVVPAIATAGAYLTFRFVPIFGF
- a CDS encoding NADPH:quinone reductase, which produces MRAVRFHEHGGPDVLTVEDIEEPEPGHGEVVVEAGAVGVNPVDTYFREGAYPVPDLPFVPGSDFAGTVVSVGEGVEEFAFGDRVFGTGLGNGRSGTYAEQVVAPVEMLAHLPEDVALADAAALALVGTTAWQALVHHADVEPGETVLIHGGSGGVGHVAIQLAETMGARVVATASPDHHETLEELGADAVFDYRRDDLERVLSEAGAPDVILDTHMDRYLQLNANVAADGARIVGVGNDTAEGGFDDIGVTKSKELRYQFMSMFNTRDQSAVLARLADLLLRGDVAPVLHETYSLENADEAQRSVLHDSFVGKLVLSP
- a CDS encoding SDR family NAD(P)-dependent oxidoreductase: MGVLDRFRLDGETAIVTGGNRGIGRAIAQALAEAGADVVVANRDEESGRVAAAEIAESTGAETLAVAVDVADEASVEAMVDATLAKFGDVDVLVNNAGIVVHEGIEEMTLAEWNSVIATNLTGVFLCSKYAGAPMVAGDGGAIVSVSSMSAYVANYPQRQVSYNASKGGVESFTRQLASEWAEHDVRVNTVAPGYVRTDNTDQADAVDPDIDEVWTSEMLMDDIAPPEDVAPTVVYLASDAARYVTGASVVVDGGYTVR
- a CDS encoding CPBP family intramembrane glutamic endopeptidase; this encodes MRAFLPLVLTFLALAVVQTAIRARFEHPAREPLELLGLSAILVAGVLVSARLVDRRPVSEYGLSLGRRWWKSFAVAGGVGTAVNAGALAVSVGAGWASVTGYVQSPGVLSFLPATAVTFALVAVAASWEEFVFRAAMLKNVAEGAESTLGRVPAVVVGVLLSSLVFAALHGGKVDDPAQYGYYLEAGLLFGTVYALTGDLSLPVGFHVFYNYTQGLFGLGVSQATPELVALELVGPAAWVGEEGLVHVVFAAVGGALLVAYVRWRDGPLRVRDRLTRWTPTTARGGNPDDRREPSAE